One stretch of Anabas testudineus chromosome 24, fAnaTes1.2, whole genome shotgun sequence DNA includes these proteins:
- the nhsl1b gene encoding NHS-like protein 1 isoform X5, translated as MEIILHPRSPTLAWIRSLAVSNLDEESKWTVHYTAPWHQQENVFLPGSRPPCVEDLHRQAKVNLKTTLRECDKLRKDGFRSSQYYSQAPTFSDPIQSTSSLQDEEDDENDKKSTASSLEDDKSEISMRPQTPQGRGEEGEVSEIDGQLVWNKSMPLPTPEEKMRQAAQAVPTDIVPINVTGAVFDRQASIRRSLINTDTVSRRPKKVKRRKTISGLPDNINQELAAKRRGGELRPHSMFIPGQYSTLGRVGSANSSLRVSDTRDSSCQTEEVKIVPPSMRRIRAQRGQGIAAQMAGISASSSTGSISISSSDSSGILMLPHQFNGDPSRFHSLPRQGARVSLSADPIYSSTPIKSEEQTTPQRQIGKLQVDDTVVHMRSAPRTGTLPRPKSQEVRATQSSEWSGGPACVVSPHAAYSTSLIPNATMSKSTEVIALNTCGQIPHSPASAYPTARPLSQASSTNTDPPICSPAAFTHSSNVPALATSTPTHTSQDGDLVIAAPASESGHSDSSTHSHSTLAPTPPSCLPEEQWIYNTPENVVVPHRTLTSSCSTPINQLYSSLELSSRTTTDSSSLYSQDNDGYYTSMHLDSGLRSRSHGSGHGAAGRTRHSMYECREMANQEDSGSLYSDRSLSRSISLRKSKKPPLPPARTDSLRRKPAAKKPLGGVSAISGVSEPNAAMLNESLIASLQQSLQMGLRGGKGKGASPSSPSHSPSSDYDDPWLLRPRSQSSISVGSSAASLAANANCGGVSNVYSLCHVTPAHSDTSSLRSDYADSWGYYMDYPRNHGDQRAQTPPAHATETGSAGPHPGGLQNGGEIHSNSQEPGARDQDGGVSVKPKTCTSSPDRVHRLTSPSSGYSSQSNTPTAGTPVPSFTRSMSPSGSRPKPRVPERKSSLLSSVSISSSSTSLSSNTSDSLKSLGPPPPLPPPIFSSSAPNTPLSPPPPFPPPLPPSSTEGTPPPAPPLPATPLGTSLSPHPACSVSPEFPPPPSPDLLIHPSSSFNGSFSPPPPPPPPVPSLGPPPPPPLPSFSPPSSSPSFVKAGKEASKPATSKSPSQSPKPLITPFALQSVQLRSVKRPEKNINEKSDNTKTQETQDLAQVQRSQTLVNSRSQEHPLVLPVFNNSPDEDLRNSSPSPVSKLLEELSLDCSITDKTDSAVLNGKAEHQNYLHLNGKETDGGWESLQTSPMNLQNSPVKQKPPAVLKKPKLPYLPPFTLEPVNEQLPSQKEHVITLSQINQDQEDALQRQIKDEEKENENEQQEEEEEGISESTESLSGSSEAFTEVKNESPISFSASQETSLDYELCTNGEAHEEAEEEGDGTSSTTGSISSKEDDAGEVFDSSTAESSPAPSANGASQENMVTPTSTRPRTTEDLFAAIHRSKRKVLGRRDSEEDKSRAGNHPQSPPTTPTGVVSSLPRQTSSIQRNLRKSSTSSDSFKALLLKKGSRSETSFRMSAAEMLRSTDPRFQRTHSESALDSPASPSSPTTPHSPFASPGRGKRATEEWSRYEALALSSPTSPSYSMSGSKYGRSRTPPSAASSKYNARSRILSSPMTVICEREGELAESEYGDTAESLVGPTSQTLPVLQDSNGTLSEESRS; from the exons TCCACAGCTTCATCACTGGAGGATGACAAATCGGAGATCTCCATGAGGCCCCAGACGCCGCAGGGACGGGGCGAAGAAGGGGAGGTGTCAGAGATTGACGGTCAGTTGGTATGGAACAAGTCTATGCCCCTTCCCACCCCAGAGGAGAAGATGAGGCAGGCGGCTCAGGCCGTGCCCACAGACATAGTTCCTATCAATGTCACAG GGGCAGTGTTTGACCGACAGGCGAGCATCCGGCGTTCCCTCATTAACACTGACACCGTGTCCCGTCGGCCCAAGAAGGTCAAACGCAGAAAGACTATATCAGGGCTGCCTGACAACATCAACCAGGAGCTAG cagcaaaaagacGAGGCGGCGAGCTCCGACCACATTCCATGTTCATCCCAGGACAGTACTCCACTTTAGGCCGAGTTGGGAGTGCCAACTCTTCGCTTCGGGTTTCAGATACCAGAGACTCAAGCTGCCAGACAGAGGAAGTAAAGATTGTACCCCCGTCCATGAGAAGAATTCGGGCACAGAGAGGACAGGGAATCGCTGCTCAGATGGCCGGTATTTCTGCTTCATCCTCAACAGGAAGTATATCCATCTCCAGTAGTGACAGCTCTGGGATCTTGATGCTGCCACATCAGTTTAATGGAGACCCATCGCGTTTCCATAGTCTGCCCCGACAGGGCGCTAGGGTGTCTCTCAGTGCTGATCCCATCTATAGCAGCACCCCAATCAAGTCAGAGGAGCAAACTACACCTCAGAGGCAGATTGGAAAGCTGCAGGTTGATGATACTGTGGTGCACATGAGAAGTGCCCCGAGGACAGGCACCCTACCCAGGCCCAAGTCTCAGGAGGTGAGGGCGACACAGTCAAGTGAATGGAGTGGAGGTCCAGCTTGTGTAGTCTCACCACATGCTGCTTATTCCACCTCACTCATCCCCAATGCCACCATGTCTAAGTCCACTGAGGTCATTGCTCTCAACACATGTGGTCAAATACCCCACTCTCCAGCTTCAGCTTACCCCACAGCTCGACCACTCAGTCAGGCATCCTCCACTAACACTGACCCCCCAATATGCAGTCCAGCAGCCTTTACCCACAGCTCTAATGTCCCCGCCTTGGCCACTTCTACTCCCACTCATACATCACAGGATGGTGATCTGGTCATTGCAGCACCTGCTAGCGAGTCAGGACACTCAGACAGCAGCACACATAGCCACAGCACCCTGGCCCCTACACCTCCATCCTGTCTGCCAGAGGAACAGTGGATCTACAACACACCAGAAAACGTGGTGGTCCCACACCGCACTCTgacctccagctgctccactcCTATCAACCAGCTGTATAGCAGCCTGGAACTGTCCTCCAGGACCACTACTGATTCCAGCTCTCTCTATTCGCAAGACAATGATGGATACTACACCTCCATGCACCTGGACTCAGGCCTACGCTCTCGTAGCCATGGCAGTGGGCATGGGGCAGCGGGACGCACAAGACATAGCATGTACGAGTGCCGCGAGATGGCCAATCAGGAGGACTCTGGTAGCCTATACAGTGATCGCTCGCTGTCCCGTAGCATCTCCCTTCGGAAATCCAAGAAGCCTCCTCTGCCCCCGGCCCGTACAGACTCTCTTAGACGCAAACCTGCTGCAAAAAAGCCCCTTGGAGGTGTTAGCGCCATCAGTGGTGTTAGTGAACCAAATGCAGCCATGCTTAATGAGTCTCTAATTGCTAGTTTACAGCAGAGTCTACAAATGGGACTGAGGGGAGGCAAAGGAAAAGGCGCCTCTCCATCATCACCTTCTCACAGTCCGAGCAGCGATTACGATGACCCTTGGTTGCTACGGCCACGTAGTCAGAGTAGCATCAGTGTGGGTAGCTCTGCAGCTTCACTCGCAGCTAATGCAAACTGTGGTGGTGTGTCTAATGTGTACTCTCTATGCCACGTGACACCTGCTCACAGTGACACCAGCAGCTTGCGTTCAGATTATGCCGACTCATGGGGTTACTATATGGACTACCCCCGTAACCATGGAGACCAGAGGGCACAGACGCCTCCAGCTCATGCCACAGAAACTGGATCAGCTGGTCCTCACCCAGGAGGCCTACAGAATGGAGGTGAAATTCATAGCAACAGCCAGGAACCTGGAGCACGAGACCAGGACGGAGGGGTGTCGGTGAAGCCCAAAACATGCACCTCCTCACCAGACAGGGTGCACAGACTGACCTCCCCTTCAAGTGGCTATTCTAGCCAGTCCAACACCCCCACAGCTGGAACGCCAGTGCCATCATTCACTCGTTCCATGTCTCCCTCTGGCAGCCGACCCAAACCCAGAGTGCCAGAGAGGAAGTCAtcgctcctctcctctgtatccatttcctcctcctccacctccctgtcCTCCAACACTTCAGACTCACTCAAGAGCTTGGGGCCCCCACCGCCACTACCTCCACCTATCTTCTCATCCTCAGCCCCCAACACGCCTCTTAGCCCACCTCCACCTTTTCCTCCCCCTCTACCACCAAGTTCCACTGAAGGCACTCCTCCACCTGCACCCCCCCTACCAGCTACACCACTGGGCACTTCTCTGAGCCCACATCCTgcttgctctgtctctccagaattcccacctcctccatcacctgaCCTGTTAATCCACCCTAGTTCATCCTTCAATGGGAGCTTCagtcctccacctccacccccacctcctgtTCCCTCCTTGGgaccccctccacctcctccacttccttctTTTAGTCCACCTTCCTCTTCCCCATCTTTCGTGAAGGCTGGAAAAGAAGCTTCCAAACCAGCTACTTCCAAAAGCCCTTCACAGTCACCTAAGCCCCTGATCACCCCATTTGCGCTGCAAAGTGTTCAGCTACGCTCGGTGAAACGGCCGGAGAAAAACATTAACGAGAAATCTGACAACACCAAAACCCAGGAAACACAGGACCTCGCTCAGGTTCAAAGGTCGCAAACCCTGGTAAATTCTCGCTCCCAGGAGCATCCCCTTGTCTTGCCTGTGTTTAACAACTCCCCAGATGAAGACTTGCGTAACTCTTCACCATCACCTGTGTCAAAGCTCTTAGAAGAGTTGTCATTAGACTGCAGCATCACAGACAAGACAGATAGTGCAGTCTTGAATGGAAAAGCTGAACATCAGAATTACCTTCACttaaatggaaaagaaacagatggaggGTGGGAGTCATTGCAGACTTCCCCAATGAACTTGCAAAACTCTCCTGTCAAGCAGAAGCCCCCAGCAGTCTTGAAGAAACCCAAGCTCCCTTATCTCCCGCCATTTACCCTTGAACCAGTCAATGAACAACTCCCATCTCAGAAAGAACATGTGATCACTCTGTCCCAAATAAACCAAGACCAAGAAGATGCtctgcaaagacaaataaaggatgaggagaaagaaaacgaAAATGagcaacaggaggaggaggaggagggtatTTCAGAAAGTACTGAGTCATTATCAGGGAGCAGTGAAGCATTCACAGAAGTCAAGAATGAGTCTCCAATCTCATTTTCTGCTAGTCAGGAGACAAGTCTTGACTATGAGCTGTGTACGAATGGAGAGGCTCATGAAGAggcagaagaagagggagacgGAACAAGCAGCACAACTGGATCCATCAGCTCTAAGGAGGATGATGCAG GTGAGGTGTTTGACTCCAGTACGGCTGAATCGTCTCCGGCTCCGTCAGCGAACGGGGCCTCACAGGAGAACATGGTCACCCCAACATCCACTCGGCCCCGAACCACTGAGGACCTCTTCGCTGCCATTCACAG GTCAAAACGCAAGGTCCTGGGTCGCAGGGATTCTGAGGAGGACAAGTCCCGGGCTGGGAATCATCCCCAGTCTCCACCTACCACCCCCACAGGCGTAGTATCCTCTCTGCCCCGGCAGACCAGCTCCATCCAGCGCAACCTCCGCAAGTCCTCCACTAGCAGCGACAGCTTCAAGGCCCTTCTCCTGAAGAAGGGGAGCCGCTCTGAGACCAGTTTTAGAATGTCTGCTGCTGAGATGCTTCGCTCCACCGACCCACGCTTCCAACGAACACACTCTGAGTCTGCATTGGATTCCCCAGCTTCACCCTCCTCCCCAACAACGCCACACAGCCCCTTCGCCTCACCTGGCCGTGGTAAACGGGCAACAGAGGAGTGGAGCCGCTACGAGGCCTTGGCTCTGTCCTCGCCGACTTCGCCATCTTATTCGATGAGTGGGTCAAAGTATGGACGTTCTCGCACGCCGCCCTCTGCTGCCAGCAGCAAGTACAATGCACGCAGCAGAATCCTGAGCAGCCCAATGACAGTTATCTGCGAACGCGAGGGGGAACTGGCTGAGAGCGAGTATGGAGATACTGCGGAAAGTCTGGTTGGACCCACATCCCAGACGCTCCCTGTGCTCCAAGACTCCAATGGCACTTTATCTGAAGAAAGTAGAAGTTAA
- the nhsl1b gene encoding NHS-like protein 1 isoform X6, which translates to MFCLKAVSNLDEESKWTVHYTAPWHQQENVFLPGSRPPCVEDLHRQAKVNLKTTLRECDKLRKDGFRSSQYYSQAPTFSDPIQSTSSLQDEEDDENDKKSTASSLEDDKSEISMRPQTPQGRGEEGEVSEIDGQLVWNKSMPLPTPEEKMRQAAQAVPTDIVPINVTGAVFDRQASIRRSLINTDTVSRRPKKVKRRKTISGLPDNINQELAAKRRGGELRPHSMFIPGQYSTLGRVGSANSSLRVSDTRDSSCQTEEVKIVPPSMRRIRAQRGQGIAAQMAGISASSSTGSISISSSDSSGILMLPHQFNGDPSRFHSLPRQGARVSLSADPIYSSTPIKSEEQTTPQRQIGKLQVDDTVVHMRSAPRTGTLPRPKSQEVRATQSSEWSGGPACVVSPHAAYSTSLIPNATMSKSTEVIALNTCGQIPHSPASAYPTARPLSQASSTNTDPPICSPAAFTHSSNVPALATSTPTHTSQDGDLVIAAPASESGHSDSSTHSHSTLAPTPPSCLPEEQWIYNTPENVVVPHRTLTSSCSTPINQLYSSLELSSRTTTDSSSLYSQDNDGYYTSMHLDSGLRSRSHGSGHGAAGRTRHSMYECREMANQEDSGSLYSDRSLSRSISLRKSKKPPLPPARTDSLRRKPAAKKPLGGVSAISGVSEPNAAMLNESLIASLQQSLQMGLRGGKGKGASPSSPSHSPSSDYDDPWLLRPRSQSSISVGSSAASLAANANCGGVSNVYSLCHVTPAHSDTSSLRSDYADSWGYYMDYPRNHGDQRAQTPPAHATETGSAGPHPGGLQNGGEIHSNSQEPGARDQDGGVSVKPKTCTSSPDRVHRLTSPSSGYSSQSNTPTAGTPVPSFTRSMSPSGSRPKPRVPERKSSLLSSVSISSSSTSLSSNTSDSLKSLGPPPPLPPPIFSSSAPNTPLSPPPPFPPPLPPSSTEGTPPPAPPLPATPLGTSLSPHPACSVSPEFPPPPSPDLLIHPSSSFNGSFSPPPPPPPPVPSLGPPPPPPLPSFSPPSSSPSFVKAGKEASKPATSKSPSQSPKPLITPFALQSVQLRSVKRPEKNINEKSDNTKTQETQDLAQVQRSQTLVNSRSQEHPLVLPVFNNSPDEDLRNSSPSPVSKLLEELSLDCSITDKTDSAVLNGKAEHQNYLHLNGKETDGGWESLQTSPMNLQNSPVKQKPPAVLKKPKLPYLPPFTLEPVNEQLPSQKEHVITLSQINQDQEDALQRQIKDEEKENENEQQEEEEEGISESTESLSGSSEAFTEVKNESPISFSASQETSLDYELCTNGEAHEEAEEEGDGTSSTTGSISSKEDDAGEVFDSSTAESSPAPSANGASQENMVTPTSTRPRTTEDLFAAIHRSKRKVLGRRDSEEDKSRAGNHPQSPPTTPTGVVSSLPRQTSSIQRNLRKSSTSSDSFKALLLKKGSRSETSFRMSAAEMLRSTDPRFQRTHSESALDSPASPSSPTTPHSPFASPGRGKRATEEWSRYEALALSSPTSPSYSMSGSKYGRSRTPPSAASSKYNARSRILSSPMTVICEREGELAESEYGDTAESLVGPTSQTLPVLQDSNGTLSEESRS; encoded by the exons TCCACAGCTTCATCACTGGAGGATGACAAATCGGAGATCTCCATGAGGCCCCAGACGCCGCAGGGACGGGGCGAAGAAGGGGAGGTGTCAGAGATTGACGGTCAGTTGGTATGGAACAAGTCTATGCCCCTTCCCACCCCAGAGGAGAAGATGAGGCAGGCGGCTCAGGCCGTGCCCACAGACATAGTTCCTATCAATGTCACAG GGGCAGTGTTTGACCGACAGGCGAGCATCCGGCGTTCCCTCATTAACACTGACACCGTGTCCCGTCGGCCCAAGAAGGTCAAACGCAGAAAGACTATATCAGGGCTGCCTGACAACATCAACCAGGAGCTAG cagcaaaaagacGAGGCGGCGAGCTCCGACCACATTCCATGTTCATCCCAGGACAGTACTCCACTTTAGGCCGAGTTGGGAGTGCCAACTCTTCGCTTCGGGTTTCAGATACCAGAGACTCAAGCTGCCAGACAGAGGAAGTAAAGATTGTACCCCCGTCCATGAGAAGAATTCGGGCACAGAGAGGACAGGGAATCGCTGCTCAGATGGCCGGTATTTCTGCTTCATCCTCAACAGGAAGTATATCCATCTCCAGTAGTGACAGCTCTGGGATCTTGATGCTGCCACATCAGTTTAATGGAGACCCATCGCGTTTCCATAGTCTGCCCCGACAGGGCGCTAGGGTGTCTCTCAGTGCTGATCCCATCTATAGCAGCACCCCAATCAAGTCAGAGGAGCAAACTACACCTCAGAGGCAGATTGGAAAGCTGCAGGTTGATGATACTGTGGTGCACATGAGAAGTGCCCCGAGGACAGGCACCCTACCCAGGCCCAAGTCTCAGGAGGTGAGGGCGACACAGTCAAGTGAATGGAGTGGAGGTCCAGCTTGTGTAGTCTCACCACATGCTGCTTATTCCACCTCACTCATCCCCAATGCCACCATGTCTAAGTCCACTGAGGTCATTGCTCTCAACACATGTGGTCAAATACCCCACTCTCCAGCTTCAGCTTACCCCACAGCTCGACCACTCAGTCAGGCATCCTCCACTAACACTGACCCCCCAATATGCAGTCCAGCAGCCTTTACCCACAGCTCTAATGTCCCCGCCTTGGCCACTTCTACTCCCACTCATACATCACAGGATGGTGATCTGGTCATTGCAGCACCTGCTAGCGAGTCAGGACACTCAGACAGCAGCACACATAGCCACAGCACCCTGGCCCCTACACCTCCATCCTGTCTGCCAGAGGAACAGTGGATCTACAACACACCAGAAAACGTGGTGGTCCCACACCGCACTCTgacctccagctgctccactcCTATCAACCAGCTGTATAGCAGCCTGGAACTGTCCTCCAGGACCACTACTGATTCCAGCTCTCTCTATTCGCAAGACAATGATGGATACTACACCTCCATGCACCTGGACTCAGGCCTACGCTCTCGTAGCCATGGCAGTGGGCATGGGGCAGCGGGACGCACAAGACATAGCATGTACGAGTGCCGCGAGATGGCCAATCAGGAGGACTCTGGTAGCCTATACAGTGATCGCTCGCTGTCCCGTAGCATCTCCCTTCGGAAATCCAAGAAGCCTCCTCTGCCCCCGGCCCGTACAGACTCTCTTAGACGCAAACCTGCTGCAAAAAAGCCCCTTGGAGGTGTTAGCGCCATCAGTGGTGTTAGTGAACCAAATGCAGCCATGCTTAATGAGTCTCTAATTGCTAGTTTACAGCAGAGTCTACAAATGGGACTGAGGGGAGGCAAAGGAAAAGGCGCCTCTCCATCATCACCTTCTCACAGTCCGAGCAGCGATTACGATGACCCTTGGTTGCTACGGCCACGTAGTCAGAGTAGCATCAGTGTGGGTAGCTCTGCAGCTTCACTCGCAGCTAATGCAAACTGTGGTGGTGTGTCTAATGTGTACTCTCTATGCCACGTGACACCTGCTCACAGTGACACCAGCAGCTTGCGTTCAGATTATGCCGACTCATGGGGTTACTATATGGACTACCCCCGTAACCATGGAGACCAGAGGGCACAGACGCCTCCAGCTCATGCCACAGAAACTGGATCAGCTGGTCCTCACCCAGGAGGCCTACAGAATGGAGGTGAAATTCATAGCAACAGCCAGGAACCTGGAGCACGAGACCAGGACGGAGGGGTGTCGGTGAAGCCCAAAACATGCACCTCCTCACCAGACAGGGTGCACAGACTGACCTCCCCTTCAAGTGGCTATTCTAGCCAGTCCAACACCCCCACAGCTGGAACGCCAGTGCCATCATTCACTCGTTCCATGTCTCCCTCTGGCAGCCGACCCAAACCCAGAGTGCCAGAGAGGAAGTCAtcgctcctctcctctgtatccatttcctcctcctccacctccctgtcCTCCAACACTTCAGACTCACTCAAGAGCTTGGGGCCCCCACCGCCACTACCTCCACCTATCTTCTCATCCTCAGCCCCCAACACGCCTCTTAGCCCACCTCCACCTTTTCCTCCCCCTCTACCACCAAGTTCCACTGAAGGCACTCCTCCACCTGCACCCCCCCTACCAGCTACACCACTGGGCACTTCTCTGAGCCCACATCCTgcttgctctgtctctccagaattcccacctcctccatcacctgaCCTGTTAATCCACCCTAGTTCATCCTTCAATGGGAGCTTCagtcctccacctccacccccacctcctgtTCCCTCCTTGGgaccccctccacctcctccacttccttctTTTAGTCCACCTTCCTCTTCCCCATCTTTCGTGAAGGCTGGAAAAGAAGCTTCCAAACCAGCTACTTCCAAAAGCCCTTCACAGTCACCTAAGCCCCTGATCACCCCATTTGCGCTGCAAAGTGTTCAGCTACGCTCGGTGAAACGGCCGGAGAAAAACATTAACGAGAAATCTGACAACACCAAAACCCAGGAAACACAGGACCTCGCTCAGGTTCAAAGGTCGCAAACCCTGGTAAATTCTCGCTCCCAGGAGCATCCCCTTGTCTTGCCTGTGTTTAACAACTCCCCAGATGAAGACTTGCGTAACTCTTCACCATCACCTGTGTCAAAGCTCTTAGAAGAGTTGTCATTAGACTGCAGCATCACAGACAAGACAGATAGTGCAGTCTTGAATGGAAAAGCTGAACATCAGAATTACCTTCACttaaatggaaaagaaacagatggaggGTGGGAGTCATTGCAGACTTCCCCAATGAACTTGCAAAACTCTCCTGTCAAGCAGAAGCCCCCAGCAGTCTTGAAGAAACCCAAGCTCCCTTATCTCCCGCCATTTACCCTTGAACCAGTCAATGAACAACTCCCATCTCAGAAAGAACATGTGATCACTCTGTCCCAAATAAACCAAGACCAAGAAGATGCtctgcaaagacaaataaaggatgaggagaaagaaaacgaAAATGagcaacaggaggaggaggaggagggtatTTCAGAAAGTACTGAGTCATTATCAGGGAGCAGTGAAGCATTCACAGAAGTCAAGAATGAGTCTCCAATCTCATTTTCTGCTAGTCAGGAGACAAGTCTTGACTATGAGCTGTGTACGAATGGAGAGGCTCATGAAGAggcagaagaagagggagacgGAACAAGCAGCACAACTGGATCCATCAGCTCTAAGGAGGATGATGCAG GTGAGGTGTTTGACTCCAGTACGGCTGAATCGTCTCCGGCTCCGTCAGCGAACGGGGCCTCACAGGAGAACATGGTCACCCCAACATCCACTCGGCCCCGAACCACTGAGGACCTCTTCGCTGCCATTCACAG GTCAAAACGCAAGGTCCTGGGTCGCAGGGATTCTGAGGAGGACAAGTCCCGGGCTGGGAATCATCCCCAGTCTCCACCTACCACCCCCACAGGCGTAGTATCCTCTCTGCCCCGGCAGACCAGCTCCATCCAGCGCAACCTCCGCAAGTCCTCCACTAGCAGCGACAGCTTCAAGGCCCTTCTCCTGAAGAAGGGGAGCCGCTCTGAGACCAGTTTTAGAATGTCTGCTGCTGAGATGCTTCGCTCCACCGACCCACGCTTCCAACGAACACACTCTGAGTCTGCATTGGATTCCCCAGCTTCACCCTCCTCCCCAACAACGCCACACAGCCCCTTCGCCTCACCTGGCCGTGGTAAACGGGCAACAGAGGAGTGGAGCCGCTACGAGGCCTTGGCTCTGTCCTCGCCGACTTCGCCATCTTATTCGATGAGTGGGTCAAAGTATGGACGTTCTCGCACGCCGCCCTCTGCTGCCAGCAGCAAGTACAATGCACGCAGCAGAATCCTGAGCAGCCCAATGACAGTTATCTGCGAACGCGAGGGGGAACTGGCTGAGAGCGAGTATGGAGATACTGCGGAAAGTCTGGTTGGACCCACATCCCAGACGCTCCCTGTGCTCCAAGACTCCAATGGCACTTTATCTGAAGAAAGTAGAAGTTAA